A part of Microbacterium atlanticum genomic DNA contains:
- a CDS encoding PDR/VanB family oxidoreductase, whose product MSNHTGVLTEHAPAEAIEEEAVIDAVVLARTDAAADVVFITFAAVDGGEMPAWQPGAHIDVELGNGIVRQYSLCGDPADRSSLTIGVLNAPASRGGSRYVHDSVHVGDRLTIRGPRNHFALVDADSYLFIAGGIGITPIAAMAREVERRGKPWKLVYGGRTLDSMALREEFAAFGERVSLWPQDTHGIINLPEVLGGPDADTVVYTCGPEPLLAAVETICDATWPTGALHLERFAPKVVERAADVAFDVEISSTGERITVPADKSVLETLGEAGIHILSSCGEGTCGTCETPVLEGEVDHRDSVLTKEEQGRNDCMMVCVSRAACPLLVLDL is encoded by the coding sequence ATGTCGAATCACACTGGAGTGCTGACCGAGCACGCCCCCGCCGAGGCGATCGAGGAGGAGGCGGTGATCGACGCGGTCGTCCTGGCGCGGACGGATGCTGCCGCCGACGTCGTCTTCATCACCTTCGCCGCGGTGGACGGAGGCGAGATGCCCGCATGGCAGCCCGGCGCTCATATCGACGTCGAGCTCGGCAACGGCATCGTCCGTCAGTACTCGCTGTGCGGCGATCCCGCAGACCGCTCCTCATTGACGATCGGCGTGCTCAACGCCCCGGCGAGTCGCGGCGGTTCGCGGTACGTGCACGATTCCGTGCATGTCGGCGACCGGTTGACGATCCGAGGGCCGCGCAACCACTTCGCGCTGGTCGACGCCGACTCGTATCTGTTCATCGCCGGCGGTATCGGGATCACGCCGATCGCGGCGATGGCGCGCGAGGTCGAGCGCAGAGGCAAGCCATGGAAGCTCGTGTACGGAGGCCGCACGCTCGACTCGATGGCATTGCGCGAGGAGTTCGCGGCGTTCGGCGAGCGTGTATCGCTGTGGCCTCAAGACACCCACGGCATCATCAACCTGCCCGAGGTGCTGGGTGGCCCCGATGCCGACACCGTGGTGTACACCTGCGGACCGGAGCCGCTCCTGGCGGCGGTGGAGACGATCTGCGATGCCACCTGGCCGACGGGCGCCCTGCATCTCGAGCGGTTCGCGCCGAAGGTGGTGGAGCGGGCCGCCGACGTGGCGTTCGATGTCGAGATCTCGAGCACGGGCGAGCGGATCACGGTCCCCGCCGACAAGAGTGTGCTCGAAACTCTCGGCGAGGCCGGCATCCACATCCTGTCGTCGTGCGGCGAGGGAACCTGCGGCACGTGCGAGACGCCGGTGCTGGAGGGCGAGGTCGACCACCGGGACTCGGTCCTGACCAAGGAGGAGCAGGGGCGCAACGACTGCATGATGGTGTGCGTCTCGCGGGCGGCATGCCCACTGCTCGTGCTCGATCTCTGA
- a CDS encoding cytochrome P450, whose amino-acid sequence MAMSIEKPYVEAEYDPIYDPFTAEFQADPFASYERLRREAPVYYNEKWDFYALSRFADVRAALKNHEDLLNFQGVDIDDFEQEQSSFPGMLPNIDNPRHDQLRAAVQRSFMPRSIRALTDEVRQVCDTLIDSFGDRREIDISADFAWPIPFEVFYNFLGMPEGEIREKFVQWTHGIKHREIGSQELTPWARESSQELREYLAHLLRERRANPREDVLTAIVQAEIDGVPIAGDEIDFAAEATGLAFAMYLGGVETTAGTMSTLFEQLGRHPEQQRALHDDPKLIPRAVEESLRYRTIFQVTARTTVRPVEFDGVEIPEGKRVFLILGSANRDETVFEDAEKFDILRTPKPHLGFGEGLHGCLGNPLARLETTVALEQLVARKSIFELAGEPHRYITTPNAYVFDSVPVRFA is encoded by the coding sequence ATGGCGATGAGCATCGAGAAGCCGTACGTCGAGGCCGAGTACGACCCGATCTACGACCCGTTCACCGCGGAGTTCCAGGCGGACCCCTTCGCCTCGTACGAGCGACTCCGTCGCGAGGCCCCGGTCTACTACAACGAGAAGTGGGACTTCTACGCGCTGAGCCGGTTCGCCGATGTGCGGGCAGCCCTCAAGAACCATGAAGACCTGCTCAACTTCCAGGGCGTCGACATCGACGACTTCGAGCAGGAGCAGAGCAGCTTCCCCGGCATGCTGCCCAACATCGACAATCCGCGGCATGATCAGCTGCGCGCCGCTGTGCAGCGGTCGTTCATGCCGCGCAGCATCCGGGCTTTGACGGACGAGGTGCGTCAGGTGTGCGACACCCTGATCGACTCCTTCGGCGACAGGCGCGAGATCGACATCTCCGCGGACTTCGCGTGGCCGATCCCGTTCGAGGTGTTCTACAACTTCCTGGGCATGCCCGAGGGTGAGATACGCGAGAAGTTCGTGCAGTGGACGCACGGCATCAAGCACCGCGAGATCGGATCGCAAGAGCTCACGCCCTGGGCCAGGGAGTCGTCGCAGGAGCTGCGCGAGTACCTGGCGCACCTGCTTCGCGAGCGTCGAGCGAATCCCCGCGAGGACGTGCTGACCGCGATCGTGCAGGCCGAGATCGACGGCGTGCCGATCGCCGGCGACGAGATCGACTTCGCCGCCGAAGCAACGGGCCTGGCCTTCGCCATGTACCTCGGTGGCGTTGAGACGACCGCCGGCACGATGTCGACGCTGTTCGAGCAGCTCGGCCGCCACCCCGAGCAACAGCGGGCGCTTCACGACGACCCGAAGCTCATCCCTCGCGCTGTGGAGGAATCCCTGCGCTACCGCACGATCTTCCAGGTCACCGCGCGCACCACCGTGCGGCCCGTCGAGTTCGACGGCGTCGAGATCCCCGAGGGCAAGCGCGTCTTCCTCATCCTTGGCTCGGCCAACCGTGACGAGACGGTGTTCGAGGACGCCGAGAAGTTCGACATCCTCCGCACGCCCAAGCCGCACCTCGGATTCGGCGAGGGCCTGCACGGATGCCTCGGCAACCCGCTTGCCCGCCTCGAGACCACCGTCGCCCTCGAACAGCTCGTCGCCCGCAAGTCCATCTTCGAATTGGCCGGTGAGCCGCATCGCTATATCACCACGCCGAACGCCTACGTGTTCGACAGCGTGCCGGTGCGCTTCGCCTGA
- a CDS encoding DUF2470 domain-containing protein: MFEPPDDVVAFIADYMNETHQDALAEIAVAHGASARSARIVGMSGAVLTLAVIDAGGARQDVDIPWPAPLSAREDIRRHLQEMQEEARFGRS; this comes from the coding sequence GTGTTCGAACCTCCCGACGACGTCGTGGCGTTCATCGCCGACTACATGAATGAGACCCACCAGGACGCCCTCGCCGAGATTGCCGTGGCGCACGGCGCTTCCGCTCGGTCGGCCAGGATCGTGGGCATGTCCGGCGCTGTCCTGACGCTGGCCGTCATCGACGCCGGCGGCGCGCGCCAGGACGTCGACATCCCGTGGCCCGCGCCACTCAGCGCTCGCGAAGACATCCGACGCCACCTGCAGGAGATGCAGGAGGAGGCGCGGTTCGGTCGGTCCTGA
- a CDS encoding LacI family DNA-binding transcriptional regulator codes for MTDVAREAGVSRQLVSLVIRDVGYVAPEKRALVLDAAERLGYRRNNLAASLAGRRTYSIGLAVLDIHNQVYADFTDGVADVVEPAGYQLLLATGPRRDERGVTGLESLVGLRVDGILIATHVAGSDDLGRVLAGTPAVTLGEATGLPHVDAVHGDDFAGARAATDHLLSQGHRDIAFLTGPETRQGAARAAGYRAAMEAAGHPARFEQADATESGGTKALLAMRRADRLPTAVVCYNDAAAFGVLACAHRERIRVPEDLAVVGYDNTRAAGYPGVGLTSVDQHARTIASQAATLLLERIDDPDRPAVVETVTPRLVVRTSSSRFLVPAS; via the coding sequence ATGACGGACGTCGCGCGGGAGGCGGGTGTGTCGCGACAGCTCGTCTCGCTCGTCATTCGCGATGTCGGGTATGTCGCCCCGGAGAAGCGCGCTCTCGTGCTGGATGCGGCCGAGCGGCTCGGATACCGGCGCAACAACCTCGCCGCCAGTCTGGCAGGGCGGCGCACCTACTCGATAGGCCTCGCTGTGCTCGACATTCACAACCAGGTGTATGCGGACTTCACGGACGGCGTCGCCGATGTGGTGGAGCCGGCAGGCTATCAGCTGCTGCTCGCGACCGGGCCCCGGCGAGACGAGCGTGGCGTCACCGGCCTGGAATCGCTGGTCGGCCTGCGGGTGGACGGCATTCTGATCGCCACCCACGTCGCAGGCAGTGACGATCTCGGACGTGTGCTCGCGGGTACCCCGGCCGTGACGCTGGGCGAGGCGACCGGCCTTCCGCACGTGGACGCGGTGCACGGTGACGACTTCGCGGGGGCGCGCGCCGCGACAGATCACCTTCTGAGCCAGGGACATCGCGACATCGCCTTCCTGACCGGTCCCGAGACGCGCCAGGGCGCAGCGCGCGCGGCCGGCTATCGCGCGGCAATGGAGGCGGCGGGACATCCGGCGAGGTTCGAGCAGGCGGATGCCACCGAGTCCGGCGGTACGAAGGCGCTGCTGGCGATGCGCCGCGCCGACCGACTTCCGACGGCCGTGGTGTGCTACAACGATGCCGCCGCTTTCGGCGTGCTCGCATGCGCTCATCGCGAGCGGATCCGTGTGCCGGAAGATCTCGCAGTGGTCGGCTATGACAACACCCGCGCCGCGGGCTATCCCGGCGTCGGGCTGACCTCGGTCGACCAGCACGCGAGGACGATCGCTTCGCAGGCGGCGACGCTGCTCCTCGAGCGGATCGACGACCCGGACCGTCCGGCCGTCGTGGAGACCGTGACGCCCCGGCTTGTGGTGCGGACCTCCTCGAGCCGGTTCCTGGTGCCCGCTTCTTGA
- a CDS encoding GntR family transcriptional regulator — protein MAQEEHLLPTDFFLKVDRSSPVPLYYQIATVLEEAIHDGRLPAGARLENEISVGQRFGFSRPTVRRAIQELVDKGLFVRRRGIGTQVVHGQISRKVELTSLYEDLSQSNQKPTTRVIRYEVAQADEATADALGVPVGDKVLHVTRLRSADGVPIAVLDNTLPRDFTDFTAEQLEQFGLYQLMRNRGVTMRVAKQRISARSATSLESELLGIPHGGAVLTMSRTAFDNSGRAVEFGQHCYSPESYSFEMTLVDK, from the coding sequence ATGGCTCAAGAGGAGCATCTGCTCCCCACTGATTTCTTCCTCAAGGTGGACCGCTCCAGCCCGGTGCCGCTCTACTACCAGATTGCGACCGTCTTGGAGGAGGCGATACACGACGGACGACTACCCGCGGGCGCAAGGCTCGAGAACGAGATCTCCGTCGGCCAGCGTTTCGGGTTCTCGCGGCCGACCGTGCGACGTGCGATACAGGAACTCGTCGACAAGGGGCTCTTCGTGCGTCGACGGGGCATCGGCACTCAGGTCGTGCATGGCCAGATCAGCCGCAAGGTCGAGTTGACCAGCCTGTATGAGGACCTCAGCCAAAGCAACCAAAAGCCGACGACTCGCGTCATCCGATACGAGGTCGCGCAAGCGGACGAAGCCACCGCCGATGCGCTCGGCGTTCCCGTCGGCGACAAGGTTCTGCATGTCACTCGCCTTCGTTCGGCCGACGGCGTTCCCATCGCCGTCCTGGACAACACTCTGCCGCGCGACTTCACCGATTTCACTGCCGAACAGCTCGAGCAATTCGGGCTCTACCAGCTGATGCGTAACCGCGGCGTCACGATGCGGGTCGCGAAGCAGCGCATCAGCGCTCGTTCCGCTACTTCTCTCGAAAGCGAACTGCTGGGTATACCTCACGGTGGCGCAGTGCTGACGATGTCGCGGACGGCCTTCGATAACTCGGGACGGGCAGTGGAGTTCGGGCAGCATTGCTACTCACCCGAGAGCTACTCGTTCGAGATGACGCTCGTCGACAAGTAG
- a CDS encoding MFS transporter, whose protein sequence is MHTAATSLPGTSRTLTSRQRWLALVVLTGSLLVVMMDMTILILALPALTAELKPTATEQLWIVDAYSLVLAGLLIPMSALADRWGRKKILLAGFVIFGVVSVLVLFADSPSSVIALRVLLGAGGAMIMPTTLSMIRSIFPDAAERARALAIWAVVASLGGIIGPVLGGALLQFFSWHSAFLINVPFVAIALIAGALLLPESRDPNPPRWDFLATLLAMAGMVAIVWGIKEAAKSAWADLGSWALIAAGLALMGLFVLRCLRRPDPLLDVRLFRSRPLTAGAIAAFTASVAMAGMLLLVAQWLQSVAGFSPMLAGVALLPMAIGSLIVGPFAPALARVLGTRNALAAGLAVAGAGLLWIFLTGGVTSYWQLVGPLALVGAGTGALAIASAVIMGSTPAAKAGNAAAIEESMYDLGNVLGVALLGSISLAAYRTPVDVDAFLPQGLTPDQISQVEESIAGAQIVAAETGITALGDQAAVAFADALGQASLIGAIVLLVAAGAVRLLVPGQFSITEQHHH, encoded by the coding sequence ATGCACACCGCCGCAACGTCCCTGCCCGGGACGTCGCGCACGCTCACCTCCCGCCAGCGTTGGCTGGCGCTCGTGGTCCTCACTGGCAGCCTGCTGGTCGTCATGATGGACATGACGATCCTGATCCTCGCGCTGCCGGCGCTCACTGCCGAGCTCAAACCGACGGCGACCGAGCAGCTGTGGATCGTCGACGCCTACTCGCTCGTCCTCGCCGGACTGCTGATCCCGATGAGCGCGCTGGCTGATCGCTGGGGTCGCAAGAAGATCCTGCTGGCGGGATTCGTGATCTTCGGCGTCGTCTCGGTGCTGGTGCTCTTCGCCGACAGCCCGTCGTCCGTGATCGCGCTGCGGGTCCTTCTGGGCGCCGGTGGCGCGATGATCATGCCGACCACGCTGTCGATGATCCGCAGCATCTTCCCGGATGCTGCGGAGCGGGCTCGGGCGCTCGCGATCTGGGCTGTGGTCGCCAGCCTCGGCGGGATCATCGGCCCCGTGCTCGGCGGCGCTCTGCTGCAGTTCTTCTCGTGGCACTCCGCGTTCCTCATCAACGTGCCCTTCGTCGCGATCGCACTGATCGCCGGTGCCCTCCTGCTGCCCGAGTCCCGCGATCCGAACCCTCCCCGGTGGGACTTCCTCGCCACGCTCCTGGCGATGGCGGGCATGGTCGCCATCGTTTGGGGCATCAAGGAAGCCGCGAAGAGCGCGTGGGCGGATCTGGGGTCGTGGGCTTTGATCGCCGCGGGCCTCGCGCTGATGGGTCTGTTCGTGCTGCGGTGCCTCCGGCGGCCCGATCCGCTGCTCGACGTCCGGTTGTTCCGCAGTAGGCCCCTCACGGCCGGCGCGATCGCCGCTTTCACCGCCAGCGTTGCGATGGCGGGAATGCTGTTGCTCGTGGCCCAGTGGCTGCAGAGCGTCGCGGGGTTCAGCCCGATGCTCGCGGGGGTCGCCCTCCTGCCGATGGCGATCGGGTCGCTGATCGTCGGTCCGTTCGCCCCGGCTCTCGCCCGCGTCCTTGGCACGCGCAACGCCCTGGCCGCTGGTCTGGCCGTCGCCGGCGCCGGACTGCTCTGGATCTTCCTCACCGGAGGCGTGACGTCGTACTGGCAACTCGTCGGCCCACTCGCGCTGGTCGGCGCAGGCACCGGGGCACTCGCAATCGCATCCGCCGTGATCATGGGGAGCACGCCCGCAGCCAAGGCGGGTAACGCCGCGGCCATCGAGGAGTCGATGTACGACCTCGGGAATGTGCTCGGTGTCGCGCTGCTGGGAAGCATCTCCCTCGCGGCGTACCGCACTCCCGTCGACGTCGACGCGTTCCTGCCCCAGGGCCTCACTCCCGACCAGATCTCGCAGGTCGAGGAATCGATTGCAGGGGCGCAGATCGTTGCCGCCGAGACCGGCATCACCGCATTGGGTGATCAGGCGGCCGTGGCGTTCGCTGACGCGCTGGGCCAGGCCTCGCTCATCGGCGCGATCGTTCTGCTCGTCGCCGCCGGCGCGGTGCGCCTCCTCGTGCCCGGCCAGTTCAGCATCACCGAGCAGCACCACCACTGA
- a CDS encoding TetR/AcrR family transcriptional regulator has protein sequence MTEANPESATRERTRRAILDAAIATLTKRPAASLGDIADAAGVARSTLHRYYGDRTTLEAAIHEYVKAEHLAAVERARPADGTGIEAFARLASELLDQLHVFAWWMYADNYQGGLEVDPESRPEQIVARGHADGSIDAAMPADWVVSMLWSALYSIEMPTPPAEGTPPRSPRESRELALRTLLKLVEPG, from the coding sequence ATGACCGAGGCGAACCCCGAGAGCGCGACCCGTGAGCGGACGCGGCGGGCGATTCTCGACGCGGCCATCGCCACCCTGACGAAGCGTCCGGCCGCGAGCCTCGGCGACATCGCGGACGCGGCCGGCGTCGCGCGGAGCACCCTGCATCGCTACTACGGCGACCGCACGACGCTCGAGGCCGCGATCCACGAGTACGTCAAGGCCGAGCACCTCGCGGCCGTCGAGCGCGCGCGCCCCGCTGACGGCACCGGGATCGAAGCCTTCGCCCGCCTGGCGAGCGAGCTGCTCGATCAGTTGCACGTGTTCGCCTGGTGGATGTACGCCGACAACTACCAGGGCGGCTTGGAGGTGGACCCCGAGTCGCGGCCCGAGCAGATCGTCGCGCGTGGGCACGCCGACGGCTCCATCGATGCCGCGATGCCAGCGGACTGGGTGGTGTCGATGCTGTGGTCAGCCCTCTACTCGATCGAGATGCCGACACCACCCGCCGAGGGCACACCGCCGCGCAGTCCGCGGGAGTCTCGCGAACTGGCGCTGCGGACCCTCCTCAAGCTCGTCGAGCCGGGCTGA
- a CDS encoding pyridoxamine 5'-phosphate oxidase family protein, which produces MTANLELDPNNLLHARVLARLENDRIAWLGTNGRQGYPHSVPVWFAWWRGQAVILVHPGTAKERNLRSDPRASLHLETGQNEQEFILLRGSAEISAERTATWMDRIRGNYRHKYGDDVIAAVGDGGDSLIVTFRPRWLTAA; this is translated from the coding sequence TTGACCGCCAACCTCGAGCTCGACCCCAACAACCTTCTGCACGCACGTGTGCTCGCTCGCCTGGAGAACGACCGCATCGCCTGGCTGGGGACGAACGGTCGCCAGGGATATCCCCACAGCGTTCCCGTATGGTTCGCCTGGTGGCGGGGGCAGGCGGTGATTCTTGTCCACCCGGGCACAGCCAAGGAGCGGAACCTGCGTTCAGACCCGCGCGCATCATTGCACCTCGAGACCGGCCAGAACGAGCAGGAGTTCATCCTCCTGCGCGGATCCGCCGAGATCTCCGCCGAGCGCACAGCGACCTGGATGGATCGCATTCGGGGAAACTACCGACACAAGTACGGCGATGACGTGATCGCCGCGGTCGGTGACGGGGGCGACAGCCTCATCGTGACATTCCGGCCGCGCTGGCTCACGGCAGCCTGA
- a CDS encoding tyrosine-type recombinase/integrase, whose translation MAGRPRLPIGTFGEITATKVAPGRFRASTRFRDWDGQTRQVTASGSSANAAKNALKDALAGRMRIGGTGDGLTADSSFAELANAWLDDLRVDPSRSDGTKEVYERELTSLVLPTFQHFTIREVTVGRVEHFLKTQHAKSYARAKHSRTILSMVLAFAVRREIIPRNPVKETSRLKKPKHVPKALTVDQIRAIRAAARDWRAEPGRLGPRPDGQVRDVIELMLGSLTRIGEALALRKCDVDMTADPPTLHICGTIVVRKGVGVVRQAKPKTDESNRVVAIPAFAAAVVRRRLARIAGDDPDHLLFYSRKGTPLAPHNVRRTFREILKIAGLEGADITPHSFRRTGATLLANELGIETAADVLGHTSIKTTKDHYAEPDRSVDPMPAAVLEKLAPGD comes from the coding sequence ATGGCTGGGCGTCCGCGGCTGCCGATCGGCACCTTCGGAGAGATCACTGCGACCAAGGTCGCGCCGGGGCGGTTTCGTGCTTCCACCCGCTTCCGAGACTGGGACGGGCAGACTCGTCAAGTCACCGCATCCGGGTCGTCGGCCAACGCTGCGAAGAATGCGTTGAAGGACGCTCTCGCAGGGCGGATGCGGATCGGCGGTACCGGCGATGGGCTCACTGCCGACTCATCGTTCGCCGAGCTCGCTAACGCTTGGCTCGACGACCTCAGGGTCGACCCCAGCAGATCAGACGGGACGAAAGAGGTCTACGAGCGCGAGTTGACGTCGCTCGTTCTTCCCACGTTCCAGCACTTCACGATTCGTGAGGTCACTGTTGGGCGCGTGGAGCACTTCCTCAAGACCCAGCATGCCAAGTCGTACGCGCGCGCGAAGCACTCGCGGACGATCCTGAGCATGGTGCTCGCATTTGCGGTACGCCGGGAGATCATCCCTCGGAATCCCGTCAAGGAGACCTCCCGACTGAAGAAACCGAAGCACGTCCCCAAGGCGCTCACCGTCGACCAGATCCGCGCAATCCGAGCGGCAGCACGGGATTGGCGGGCGGAGCCAGGTCGATTGGGGCCGCGCCCAGACGGCCAGGTGCGCGACGTGATTGAACTCATGCTGGGGTCACTGACTCGTATCGGGGAAGCGCTCGCACTGCGCAAGTGCGATGTCGACATGACCGCCGACCCACCCACGCTCCACATCTGCGGAACGATTGTCGTTCGAAAGGGAGTCGGCGTCGTTCGACAGGCGAAGCCGAAGACCGATGAGTCAAATCGAGTTGTCGCCATCCCGGCATTTGCCGCGGCTGTGGTGCGGCGTCGACTGGCGCGTATCGCCGGGGACGACCCGGACCATCTGCTCTTTTACTCTCGCAAGGGCACACCGCTCGCGCCGCACAATGTACGGAGGACTTTCCGCGAGATCCTCAAGATCGCCGGGCTGGAGGGAGCGGACATCACGCCACATTCCTTTCGTCGAACCGGTGCCACGCTGCTCGCGAACGAGCTCGGGATCGAGACGGCAGCCGATGTCTTGGGCCACACCTCGATCAAGACGACGAAGGACCACTACGCAGAGCCGGATCGATCGGTCGACCCGATGCCCGCAGCCGTCTTGGAGAAGCTTGCGCCGGGCGACTGA
- a CDS encoding helix-turn-helix transcriptional regulator gives MSSTFIHRFCAGSRNLRALSSKVLAGPRFTWGHLAHLFDMNTERLAGLGLEPMLTTSELAEYLGVHVQAIYDLRADGRGPTGIRVGRELRYRISDVRSWLDRLHEPEPSLAVSGGGH, from the coding sequence ATGTCGTCAACGTTTATCCACCGCTTTTGCGCGGGCTCGCGTAATCTGCGCGCGCTCAGCAGCAAGGTGCTCGCCGGGCCTCGGTTCACCTGGGGTCACCTGGCGCACCTGTTCGATATGAACACCGAACGCCTCGCTGGGCTCGGCCTCGAGCCGATGCTCACAACCAGTGAACTCGCCGAGTACCTCGGCGTCCACGTGCAGGCGATCTACGACCTGCGCGCCGACGGCCGCGGCCCCACCGGCATCCGTGTCGGCCGCGAACTGCGGTACCGCATCTCCGATGTGCGGAGTTGGTTGGACCGACTCCACGAGCCCGAGCCAAGTCTTGCAGTGAGCGGAGGTGGGCACTGA
- a CDS encoding M23 family metallopeptidase → MTPETAGAGRREALSTAAERPAVVWSRSAELTKTDAAPAAATQAQLGSPAGQTTTASLAPASRRQRPAARPIVAVQDAPAAPPSAPTADGPAPAAPLTSRRARRAQTGQFGAVGAPAGEPAAASKPPFELLEPLVDGETAPIPTPTSSTVRAGAASGSASTWMAGSFAKILAAEAVAAAATTAPLVEATAAAAPEPVVSEPAQAAASIPVAEAGGSAEPRPTAPDARPATEQIHPLTGPIPQAAASDVDEFEAAARLFEFTGETPVQQPSAETAQAGDAETAEARPAADDRPTAHAAPRRSKAGRGASFRRVATASFSGSVLGIVGLMAVGMTTPAEAVAAVRGVDASLSVVAPGDQSVPVIDEAEIQAYVAPAGIEHDTLDRPENYTTTTTAQLASEAGIKNFSNLFRNDPNSNIQWPFTVGVTMSYGFGMRSGRMHEGVDFTPGAGAPIQAIADGTVRVASEAGGAYGVHVIIDHVVDGQLISSHYAHMEYGSLQVSPGQHVTVGTVLGRTGNTGRSYGAHTHFELLQNGTTAIDPMPWLREHTDGTHTVG, encoded by the coding sequence GTGACGCCGGAGACCGCGGGTGCAGGCCGCCGTGAGGCCCTGAGCACTGCTGCGGAGCGCCCGGCCGTCGTGTGGAGTCGCTCCGCCGAGCTGACGAAGACGGATGCCGCGCCCGCCGCCGCGACCCAGGCACAGCTCGGGAGCCCCGCAGGCCAGACGACGACGGCGAGCCTCGCGCCGGCATCCCGCCGTCAGCGCCCCGCCGCCCGCCCGATCGTGGCCGTGCAGGACGCGCCGGCCGCCCCGCCCTCGGCGCCGACGGCAGACGGCCCTGCTCCGGCCGCGCCGCTGACGAGCCGCCGCGCCCGCCGTGCGCAGACCGGCCAGTTCGGCGCCGTCGGCGCGCCGGCCGGAGAGCCCGCCGCGGCCTCGAAGCCTCCGTTCGAGCTCCTCGAGCCGCTCGTCGACGGCGAGACCGCGCCCATCCCGACGCCCACCAGCTCCACCGTGCGCGCGGGCGCTGCGTCCGGCAGCGCCTCGACGTGGATGGCGGGATCCTTCGCGAAGATCCTCGCGGCAGAGGCCGTCGCCGCCGCTGCAACGACGGCGCCGCTGGTGGAGGCGACGGCCGCCGCCGCTCCCGAGCCCGTCGTGTCCGAGCCGGCGCAGGCGGCCGCGTCGATTCCGGTTGCCGAAGCCGGCGGGTCCGCCGAGCCGCGTCCGACCGCTCCGGACGCCCGCCCGGCGACCGAGCAGATCCACCCCCTCACCGGGCCGATCCCGCAGGCTGCGGCATCCGACGTCGACGAGTTCGAGGCCGCTGCCCGCCTGTTCGAGTTCACGGGCGAGACGCCCGTGCAGCAGCCCTCCGCCGAGACGGCTCAGGCCGGCGATGCCGAGACGGCCGAGGCCCGACCCGCCGCCGACGACAGGCCCACCGCGCACGCGGCTCCCCGCCGCTCGAAGGCCGGCCGCGGCGCGTCGTTCCGCCGGGTCGCCACCGCCTCGTTCTCGGGCAGCGTGCTCGGCATCGTGGGGCTCATGGCCGTGGGCATGACGACGCCCGCCGAGGCGGTCGCCGCAGTGCGCGGCGTCGACGCCTCGCTGTCGGTCGTCGCACCGGGCGATCAGAGCGTCCCGGTGATCGACGAGGCCGAGATCCAGGCCTACGTCGCACCGGCGGGCATCGAGCACGACACGTTGGACCGTCCCGAGAACTACACGACCACGACGACGGCTCAGCTGGCGTCGGAGGCCGGGATCAAGAACTTCTCGAACCTGTTCCGCAACGACCCGAACTCCAACATCCAGTGGCCGTTCACGGTCGGCGTGACGATGTCGTACGGGTTCGGCATGCGCTCCGGCCGCATGCACGAGGGCGTGGACTTCACGCCGGGTGCCGGAGCCCCGATCCAGGCCATCGCCGACGGCACGGTGCGCGTGGCCTCCGAGGCGGGCGGCGCCTACGGCGTGCACGTGATCATCGACCACGTCGTGGACGGTCAGCTGATCTCGAGCCACTACGCGCACATGGAGTACGGCTCGCTCCAGGTGTCGCCCGGCCAGCACGTCACGGTCGGCACGGTCCTGGGTCGCACCGGCAACACCGGGCGCTCCTACGGGGCGCACACGCACTTCGAACTGCTCCAGAACGGCACCACCGCCATCGACCCGATGCCGTGGCTGCGGGAGCACACCGACGGCACCCACACCGTGGGCTGA